From the genome of Sulfitobacter sp. DSM 110093, one region includes:
- the ruvB gene encoding Holliday junction branch migration DNA helicase RuvB, which translates to MTDIDPTVRPEPMPEDFDRALRPQMLAEFVGQAEARANLAVFIQSARQRGEAMDHTLFHGPPGLGKTTLAQIMARELGVGFRMTSGPVLAKAGDLAAILTNLEARDVLFIDEIHRLNPAVEEVLYPALEDFELDLVIGEGPAARTVRIELQPFTLVGATTRMGLLTTPLRDRFGIPTRLQFYTEDELYIIVDRNARKLGAPADEGGAREIAKRARGTPRIAGRLLRRVVDFAVVEGDGRVTRDLADMALTRLGVDHLGLDGADRRYLKLIAENYQGGPVGIETLSAALSESRDALEEVIEPFLLQQGLIQRTPRGRMLAAKAWTHLGMAAPKGQSDLFG; encoded by the coding sequence ATGACCGACATTGACCCCACCGTCCGGCCCGAGCCGATGCCCGAAGATTTCGACCGTGCGCTGCGCCCGCAGATGTTGGCCGAATTTGTCGGCCAAGCCGAGGCGCGCGCGAACCTTGCCGTGTTCATCCAATCCGCCCGCCAGCGCGGCGAGGCGATGGATCACACGCTGTTTCACGGGCCTCCGGGCCTAGGTAAAACCACACTGGCGCAGATCATGGCGCGGGAATTGGGCGTGGGCTTTCGCATGACCTCTGGCCCGGTATTGGCCAAGGCGGGCGATCTGGCGGCGATCCTGACCAACCTTGAAGCGCGTGATGTGTTGTTCATTGACGAAATCCACCGTCTGAATCCGGCGGTGGAAGAGGTGCTGTATCCTGCGTTGGAGGATTTTGAGCTTGATCTGGTGATCGGTGAAGGCCCCGCCGCGCGAACCGTGCGGATCGAGTTGCAGCCCTTCACGCTCGTTGGGGCCACCACCCGCATGGGCCTGCTGACCACGCCTTTGCGCGACCGTTTCGGCATCCCGACCCGGCTGCAATTCTACACCGAAGACGAGCTTTACATCATCGTCGACCGCAATGCTCGCAAACTGGGCGCGCCCGCCGACGAAGGCGGTGCCCGCGAGATTGCGAAACGCGCCCGCGGCACGCCTCGTATTGCGGGCCGCCTGCTGCGCCGGGTGGTGGATTTCGCGGTGGTTGAGGGCGATGGCCGGGTGACCCGCGATTTGGCCGACATGGCTCTGACGCGGCTCGGGGTCGATCATCTGGGTCTTGATGGCGCTGACCGCCGTTACCTCAAGCTGATCGCAGAGAACTACCAAGGCGGCCCGGTGGGGATCGAAACCCTGTCGGCCGCGCTTTCGGAAAGCCGTGATGCGCTTGAGGAGGTGATCGAGCCCTTCTTGTTGCAGCAAGGGCTGATCCAGCGTACCCCGCGCGGCAGAATGTTGGCGGCCAAGGCTTGGACCCATCTCGGCATGGCTGCGCCCAAGGGGCAGAGCGACCTTTTCGGCTGA
- the ruvA gene encoding Holliday junction branch migration protein RuvA, producing MIGKLSGRIDYRAADHILIDVRGVGYLVYVSDRTMAALPGVGEVVALYTDLVVREDLMQLFGFQTLVEKEWHRLLTSVQGVGAKASLAILGTLGPDGVSRAIALGDWNAVKAAKGIGPKIAQRVVLDLKDKAPGVMAMTGTIADAMGEAEAAADESVIEAATPRPAPKPAAPNASAQSEALSALGNLGYGPGDAAGAVAQAAGEMPAADTPTLIRAALKLLAPKD from the coding sequence ATGATTGGTAAGCTTTCGGGCCGTATCGATTACCGTGCTGCCGATCATATTTTGATCGACGTACGCGGCGTTGGATACCTCGTTTATGTCTCTGACCGCACCATGGCCGCACTGCCGGGCGTGGGTGAGGTTGTGGCGCTATATACCGATTTGGTGGTGCGCGAAGACTTGATGCAACTGTTTGGTTTTCAGACGCTGGTGGAAAAGGAATGGCACCGCTTGCTGACATCCGTTCAGGGGGTGGGGGCCAAGGCGTCTCTGGCGATCCTTGGCACGCTCGGGCCAGATGGCGTGAGCCGGGCGATTGCATTGGGTGACTGGAACGCGGTGAAGGCCGCTAAGGGCATCGGCCCCAAGATCGCGCAGCGTGTGGTGCTTGACCTCAAAGACAAAGCGCCCGGCGTCATGGCGATGACGGGCACCATTGCCGACGCCATGGGAGAGGCCGAAGCCGCCGCTGACGAGAGCGTCATCGAAGCTGCCACCCCGCGCCCCGCGCCAAAACCCGCCGCGCCGAATGCATCCGCCCAGTCCGAGGCGCTTTCGGCGCTTGGCAATCTTGGCTACGGTCCCGGTGACGCGGCGGGCGCTGTGGCGCAGGCGGCGGGCGAGATGCCAGCGGCGGACACACCGACCCTCATCCGCGCGGCGCTGAAACTGCTGGCACCAAAGGATTGA
- the ruvC gene encoding crossover junction endodeoxyribonuclease RuvC, whose protein sequence is MRVIGIDPGLRNLGWGVIDVSGSRIAHVANGICHSEGDDLAARLLSLHGQLTRVLATYRPGAAAVEQTFVNKDGAGTLKLGQARGIAMLVPAQFGLAVGEYAPNKVKKTVVGVGHADKGQVAHMVRMQMPGVEIAGPDAADALAIAICHAHHGGASTLAQAVARAQA, encoded by the coding sequence ATACGGGTGATCGGCATAGATCCGGGGCTGCGCAATCTGGGCTGGGGGGTCATCGACGTCTCTGGCAGCCGAATCGCGCATGTCGCCAACGGTATCTGTCATTCCGAGGGCGACGACCTTGCGGCGCGGCTGCTTTCCTTGCACGGGCAGTTAACGCGGGTGCTGGCCACTTACCGCCCCGGTGCCGCAGCAGTTGAGCAGACGTTCGTAAACAAAGACGGCGCTGGAACACTGAAACTGGGGCAAGCGCGGGGCATTGCGATGTTGGTGCCTGCGCAGTTTGGCCTCGCGGTGGGTGAATATGCGCCCAACAAAGTCAAGAAAACGGTGGTCGGTGTTGGCCACGCGGATAAAGGACAGGTGGCGCATATGGTGCGGATGCAGATGCCAGGGGTCGAGATTGCAGGGCCGGATGCGGCGGACGCGCTGGCCATCGCCATTTGCCACGCGCATCATGGTGGGGCCAGTACATTGGCGCAGGCCGTGGCGAGGGCGCAGGCATGA